A window of the Cuculus canorus isolate bCucCan1 chromosome 3, bCucCan1.pri, whole genome shotgun sequence genome harbors these coding sequences:
- the LOC104057123 gene encoding taste receptor type 2 member 9-like, whose translation MCHSGTAAANLHQALGQEPTFPAQHRSPSWRMEACYPQVKSNVTSHNAMAVVIISLQAFAGLWINVFIVSVLCVALVKKKTFNSNEKILLFLGCSRFGYFCFVWPVTFFLVLYPWLFYIHFLFQVLNAIHDFLNFSNLWVSSCLSIFYCIKIADFRYSFFTFLKANIDRIVPWLLMGSALSSLIIAIVFYKIVDELPYNNLNATSLGNFGKINVKTDAPFVHIFFISVFGYATAFLAVLFSALPLLFSLWRHKCRMQANSVRDVNVEAHIKAMKSILSFFFLYSINFIGSILSLIYFSAAENPMSLLVFVFELNFPTVHSLVLIFSNPKLEKTLLRTLLWVKCKVCGR comes from the coding sequence ATGTGCCATTCAGGAACAGCAGCTGCCAACCTGCACCAAGCCCTGGGGCAAGAGCCGACTTTTCCGGCACAGCACCGCTCCCCATCTTGGAGGATGGAAGCCTGTTACCCTCAGGTTAAATCCAATGTCACTTCACACAACGCCATGGCTGTGGTCATCATCTCTCTTCAGGCATTTGCTGGCCTGTGGATAAACGTTTTCattgtttctgtgctttgcgTTGCtttggtgaaaaagaaaacctttaacTCCAATGAGAAGATCTTGCTGTTTCTGGGGTGCTCCAGGTTTGGGTATTTCTGCTTTGTATGGCCAGTCACCTTTTTCTTAGTACTTTATCCCTGGCTCTTTTATATTCACTTCTTATTCCAGGTACTTAATGCTATTCATGACTTCTTAAATTTTTCCAATTTGTGGGTTTCATCCTGTCTTTCCATATTTTATTGCATAAAAATTGCAGACTTCAGGTACAGCTTCTTCACCTTCCTGAAAGCAAACATCGACAGGATCGTGCCATGGCTGTTGATGGGCTCAGCACTTTCATCCCTGATCATCGCCATCGTCTTCTACAAGATCGTTGATGAACTTCCATATAACAACCTCAATGCCACCAGCCTAGGGAATTTcggaaaaataaatgttaaaacgGATGCACCATTTgtccatatttttttcatcagtgtCTTCGGATATGCCACGGCATTCCTGGCAGTCCTCTTCTCtgcccttcccctcctcttttctctctggagaCACAAATGCAGAATGCAGGCAAACTCAGTGAGGGATGTCAATGTGGAAGCTCATATCAAAGCCATGAAATCcattctgtctttctttttcctttacagcATTAACTTTATAGGTTCAATCTTgtcattgatttatttttcgGCAGCGGAGAACCCTATGTCGCTACTCGTTTTTGTATTTGAGCTCAATTTTCCAACTGTCCATTCCCTTGTTCTGATTTTCAGCAATCCCAAACTGGAAAAGACACTGTTAAGGACTCTGCTCTGGGTGAAGTGCAAGGTTTGTGGAAGGTAG